In the Vicia villosa cultivar HV-30 ecotype Madison, WI unplaced genomic scaffold, Vvil1.0 ctg.006586F_1_1, whole genome shotgun sequence genome, one interval contains:
- the LOC131643018 gene encoding uncharacterized protein LOC131643018, with protein MDAFANTVKELTRRTSSYKVPVIDVFGLISLSSRLKGEVPKVVRFEKIVEALHLGIKEVKSNWKSTGTIPGLYLCFLISKAEESAKKEHWDDFIRFLVAMIYGIMRFPSKENFVSLSAICVFMNKNLVPTLLADTYVSMHSRHGKGGYIWKGGIHCWLLSPFVVSVIYVAFSSERAIRAQERWNYCVGKVWNIITSCGQYSNVPLVGTRGCINYNPMLAYRQLGYAMEVPPKDVEMVESVYFAEGEDLIELEKIGSAWTKVHKKDQTSLSKKFPISMGPYRDWIKERIKYLLLPFAKSDPLYEHPPVLLSDIVPAELYTQAKADNIKLQAKDREVDLENYFQDQEKGELAR; from the exons ATGGACGCCTTTGCCAATACCGTCAAAGAACTCACGAGACGCACCAGTTCTTACAAGGTTCCAGTTATCGATGTTTTTGGGTTGATAAGTTTGAGTTCTCGCCTGAAAGGGGAG GTTCCTAAGGTTGTGAGGTTTGAAAAGATAGTCGAAGCTCTTCATTTGGGTATAAAAGAAGTGAAAAGTAATTGGAAGTCAACTGGTACTATTCCCGGTCTCTACCTTTGTTTTCTAATTAGTAAGGCTGAAGAGTCGGCTAAGAAAGAACATTGGGATGATTTCATTCGTTTTCTTGTTGCTATGATTTATGGTATTATGCGATTTCCATCTAAGGAGAACTTTGTGAGTTTATCAGCTATTTGTGTTTTCATGAACAAGAATCTTGTGCCAACATTGCTTGCGGACACTTATGTGTCTATGCACTCTAGGCATGGAAAGGGGGGATACATATGGAAAGGGGGGATACATTGTTGGCTCTTGTCTCCCTTTGTTGTATCAGTGATTTATGTTGCATTTTCCAGTGAAAGGGCCATTCGTGCTCAAGAAAG GTGGAATTATTGTGTGGGGAAGGTTTGGAACATCATTACTAGTTGCGGTCAATACTCCAATGTCCCTCTCGTGGGAACTAGAGGTTGTATTAATTACAATCCTATGCTCGCTTACCGCCAATTGGGATATGCGATGGAAGTTCCTCCGAAAGATGTAGAAATGGTTGAATCGGTGTACTTTGCTGAAGGGGAAGATCTTATTGAGCTGGAGAAGATAGGATCTGCTTGGACAAAAGTTCATAAGAAAGATCAAACCTCTTTAAGTAAAAAGTTTCCTATTTCTATGGGTCCTTATAGGGATTGGATCAAGGaaagaattaaatatttgttGTTGCCGTTTGCAAAGTCAGATCCATTGTATGAACATCCTCCTGTTCTCTTGTCTGATATAGTTCCTGCAGAGCTCTACACTCAAGCCAAGGCGGACAACATCAAACTTCAAGCGAAAGATAGGGAAGTGGATTTGGAGAATTATTTTCAAGACCAAGAAAAGGGCGAGTTGGCTCGTTAG